GGGCCAGCCGGCCGATCGGGGCACGATCGGCGACGTTCCCGTCGAGGACGTCAGGCTCGTCGACGGTGAGCCGATGCACGTCCTCGCCGAGGAGCCGTCGTTCCGGCCGGGACAGCGCGTCATCGGATCGCTCGATCGGTCGTTCCGGCTGTACTGTATGCGAGCACACACGGCGAGCCACCTGCTCTACGGTGCAGGTCGCAGGCTCCTCGAGGAGCTCGGCTACGGCGGGTTCGACATCGGCGAAGAGAAAGTCCGCGTCGACTTAGAGACGAGCACGCCGATCGACGACGAGGTCCTGGTCGAACTCGACCGGCTGGTCAACCGGGCGGTCTGGGAGTCCCGGCCGGTCTCCTGGGAAGCGATCCCGGTCGCAGAGGCACGCGAGCGCGAGGAGATCGCGTTCAACGAGGCAACCGAGGAGGGGGCGTTCACGAAGGGACAGGTTCGAATCGTTACGGTCGGAGAGTCCGGCGACAACGACGCCACCAATGCTACCGATCCGTGGGACGTCGCCGCCTGCGGCGGCACCCACGTCCGGAACACCCGCGAAGTCGGCCCCGTGACCGTCCTGGAACGGTCGAATCCCGGCGAAGGAATGACGCGCGTCGAGTTCGCGGTCGGCCCGCGAGCCATCGAGCGCCGGACGGCCGAGAAGCGCGCGACGCTGGCCGCCAAAGAGGCCCTCGGCGCCAGCATCGACGCCGTGCCAGAGGAACTCGAGCGAGTCGTCACAACACGCGAGGAACTCGAGGAAGAGGTCAGGACGCTGAACGGGCAACTGATCGAGAGCCAGCTCGAGGCCGTCGAGCCGACCGAGCGCGACGGCGAGCGCTGGCTCGTGACGACGGTCGAAGGAGCGTCGGCGAACGAGCTGAGCGAGATCGCCCAGGAGCGCGCTGGCGACCGTGCCGACGTCGTCGCCGTCGTCGGGCGAGACTCCCCGCCGTTCGTCGTCGTCGGCTCGGCCGGGGACCGATCGGCCGCGGCGGTCGTCGACGACCTCACCGACGCGTTCGGCGGCGGGGGCGGCGGCTCCGACCGGGTCGCCCAGGCCGGTGGCTTCGACGCCGAGCCCGAGGAGCTCGTCGACGCACTCGAGTAGCCACCCGACGGGGTCACACCACCGCACCGTTTTACGGCCGTCGGCGTCGACGGGCGGGTATGGGAATCGATTACTCGACGCTCCGTGATCCAAATCTCGAGTACACGATGCGGGAGCTCTCCGCGGAGACGATGAACGTCACGCGCGAGCGCGGCGGCGGCCGCGACGTCGAGATCACGGACGTCCAGACGACGATGGTCGATGGCAACTTCCCCTGGACGCTCGTGCGCGTCTACACCGACGCCGGGATCGTCGGCACCGGCGAGGCCTACTGGGGCGCGGGCGCACCCGAGCTGATCGAGCGAATGAAGCCGTTCGTCGTCGGCGAGAATCCCCTCGATATCGACCGGCTCACCGAGCACCTCGTCCAGAAGATGTCCGGCGAGGGCTCGATCGGCGGCGTCACCGTCACCGCCATCTCGGGGATCGAGGTGGCGCTGCACGATCTGGCCGGAAAGATCCTCGAGGTGCCGGCCTACCAGCTCCTCGGCGGGAAGTACCGCGACGAGGTGCGCGTCTACTGCGACTGTCACACCGCAGAGGAGGCGGACCCGATCGCCTGCGCCGACGAGGCCGAGCGCGTCGTCGAGGAACTCGGATTCGACGCCCTGAAGTTCGACCTCGACGTCCCCTCGGGCCACGAGCGGGATCGGGCGAACCGCCACCTGCGAAACGTCGAGATCGAACACAAAGCGAGCATCGTCGAGGCCGTTACCGAACGCGTCGGCTCCCGCGCGGACGTCGCCTTCGACTGCCACTGGAGCTTTTCGGCCGACAGCGCGAAACGACTTGCAAAGCGCCTCGAGGAGTACGACGTCTGGTGGCTCGAAGATCCCGTCCCCCCGGAGAACCACGACGTCCAGCGCGAGGTCACCCAGTCGACGACGACGCCGATCACGGTCGGGGAGAACGTGTATCGGAAACACGGTCAGCGGCGGTTGCTCGAGGGGCAGGCCGTGGACATCATCGCGCCGGACATGCCAAAAGTCGGCGGCATGCGCGAGACGCGGAAGATCGCCGACCTCGCGGACCTCTACTACGTCCCCGTGGCGATGCACAACGTCTCCTCGCCGGTGGCGACGGTCGCGAGCGCCCACGTCGGTGCAGCGATCCCGAACGCGCTCGCGGTCGAGTACCACTCCTACCAGCTCGACTGGTGGGAAGCCCTCGTCGAGGAGGACGTGATCGAAGACGGTTACATCGAGATTCCCGAGGAGCCGGGACTCGGCGTGACCCTCGACCTGGACGTCGTCGCGGAGCACGCGATCGAGGGCGAGGACGTCTTCGACGAGGAGTGACACGGGTCGGACCGAACGGCGAAACCGTGCCCGGGAATCCGCCGTGTCGGC
This portion of the Natronobeatus ordinarius genome encodes:
- a CDS encoding alanyl-tRNA editing protein gives rise to the protein MSGQRAAAEPYTTRFESEVQSVDGRKVWLEESYFYAESGGQPADRGTIGDVPVEDVRLVDGEPMHVLAEEPSFRPGQRVIGSLDRSFRLYCMRAHTASHLLYGAGRRLLEELGYGGFDIGEEKVRVDLETSTPIDDEVLVELDRLVNRAVWESRPVSWEAIPVAEAREREEIAFNEATEEGAFTKGQVRIVTVGESGDNDATNATDPWDVAACGGTHVRNTREVGPVTVLERSNPGEGMTRVEFAVGPRAIERRTAEKRATLAAKEALGASIDAVPEELERVVTTREELEEEVRTLNGQLIESQLEAVEPTERDGERWLVTTVEGASANELSEIAQERAGDRADVVAVVGRDSPPFVVVGSAGDRSAAAVVDDLTDAFGGGGGGSDRVAQAGGFDAEPEELVDALE
- a CDS encoding mandelate racemase/muconate lactonizing enzyme family protein, whose product is MGIDYSTLRDPNLEYTMRELSAETMNVTRERGGGRDVEITDVQTTMVDGNFPWTLVRVYTDAGIVGTGEAYWGAGAPELIERMKPFVVGENPLDIDRLTEHLVQKMSGEGSIGGVTVTAISGIEVALHDLAGKILEVPAYQLLGGKYRDEVRVYCDCHTAEEADPIACADEAERVVEELGFDALKFDLDVPSGHERDRANRHLRNVEIEHKASIVEAVTERVGSRADVAFDCHWSFSADSAKRLAKRLEEYDVWWLEDPVPPENHDVQREVTQSTTTPITVGENVYRKHGQRRLLEGQAVDIIAPDMPKVGGMRETRKIADLADLYYVPVAMHNVSSPVATVASAHVGAAIPNALAVEYHSYQLDWWEALVEEDVIEDGYIEIPEEPGLGVTLDLDVVAEHAIEGEDVFDEE